A region from the Spirochaeta thermophila DSM 6192 genome encodes:
- a CDS encoding ABC1 kinase family protein: MRRRQGRKARLARYREIFTLLVGYGFDEALRRLPLRGFFVRKRRGGKVEGLPYETRVRLLLEDLGPTFIKFGQLLSNRPDLVPPRLARELMKLQDRVAPYPSEEAFAIFEEELGVAPSEVFARIEREPIASASMAQVYRAHLPSGEQVAVKIQRPHLEEIIETDLEIMERLGSILEQLFFEGHIPMKALVREFGRQLRKEMDFSGELRRIQRFREMHAGMPRVMVPHVYERLSGTRVLTMQYVEGIRVSELDALRDAGIDPADIARVGVESVLTQIFVHGFFHADPHPGNILVLPNGSLCFLDFGAMGVLDPSTRIHLAQIFLGIGEQSPQKVVYGLLSLAGRREGLDRRRLEQEVYDLIQDYAFLPLGALNVKEVIERFYQLILHHRLVFPPGLYLFFKTLLALEALGRTLDPGFQLVEYLQPHVERFVASTLRKNQLLKNIPFFLSEAFDSLNETGFEIPQLIQRLKEGKVVVDLSDTDLKLLSQKVDESTTRLSLSLIIAAAIVGSSILIQAKIPPLWNGVSILGVVGLATVGILGGLLVLHFLKRS, encoded by the coding sequence ATGAGAAGACGACAGGGAAGAAAGGCACGCCTTGCCCGCTACCGCGAGATCTTCACCCTCCTCGTGGGATACGGGTTCGACGAGGCCCTCCGCCGCCTCCCGCTGCGGGGCTTTTTCGTGAGGAAAAGACGCGGTGGGAAGGTGGAAGGGCTTCCCTACGAAACGAGGGTGCGCCTCCTCCTGGAGGATCTCGGTCCCACCTTCATCAAGTTCGGTCAGCTCCTCAGCAACCGACCGGATCTCGTGCCCCCCCGGCTCGCCAGAGAGCTCATGAAGCTCCAGGATCGGGTCGCCCCCTATCCCTCGGAGGAGGCGTTCGCCATCTTCGAGGAGGAGCTCGGGGTCGCCCCCTCGGAGGTGTTCGCACGCATCGAACGTGAGCCCATCGCCTCGGCATCCATGGCCCAGGTCTACCGGGCCCATCTCCCATCGGGTGAACAGGTGGCGGTGAAGATCCAACGCCCTCACCTCGAGGAGATCATCGAGACCGATCTCGAGATCATGGAACGCCTCGGCTCGATCCTGGAGCAGCTGTTCTTCGAGGGACACATCCCCATGAAGGCCCTTGTCCGGGAGTTCGGACGCCAGCTGCGGAAGGAGATGGATTTCTCGGGAGAGCTTCGTCGCATCCAGCGTTTCCGGGAGATGCACGCCGGGATGCCCCGGGTGATGGTGCCTCATGTGTACGAGCGACTCTCGGGAACCCGCGTGCTCACCATGCAGTACGTGGAGGGCATCCGGGTGAGTGAGCTGGATGCCCTCCGGGATGCGGGCATAGACCCTGCGGACATCGCCCGGGTCGGGGTTGAGAGCGTACTCACCCAGATCTTCGTGCACGGGTTCTTCCATGCCGATCCCCATCCAGGCAACATCCTGGTCCTGCCCAACGGAAGCCTCTGCTTCCTCGACTTCGGGGCCATGGGGGTCCTCGATCCGTCCACCAGGATCCACCTCGCCCAGATCTTCCTCGGCATAGGGGAACAGAGTCCACAGAAGGTGGTCTATGGTCTCCTCTCACTCGCCGGTCGCAGGGAAGGACTGGACAGGAGACGCCTCGAGCAGGAGGTCTACGACCTCATCCAGGACTATGCGTTCCTGCCTCTCGGTGCGCTCAACGTCAAGGAGGTGATAGAACGCTTCTATCAGCTCATCCTCCACCACAGGCTCGTCTTCCCTCCGGGACTCTATCTCTTCTTCAAGACCTTGCTCGCACTCGAAGCCTTGGGGAGGACCCTCGACCCGGGTTTCCAGCTGGTCGAGTACCTGCAGCCGCACGTGGAACGGTTCGTGGCCAGTACCCTCAGGAAGAACCAGCTCCTCAAGAACATCCCCTTCTTCCTCTCGGAGGCCTTCGACAGCCTCAACGAGACGGGGTTCGAGATACCCCAGCTCATCCAGCGACTCAAGGAGGGGAAGGTGGTGGTGGACCTCTCGGATACCGACCTCAAACTCCTCTCCCAGAAGGTGGACGAGTCGACCACCCGGCTCTCCTTGAGCCTCATCATCGCCGCGGCGATCGTGGGCTCCTCCATCCTCATCCAGGCGAAGATACCGCCCCTCTGGAACGGTGTCTCGATTCTCGGAGTCGTCGGTCTCGCTACGGTGGGAATCCTCGGGGGACTGCTCGTGCTTCACTTTTTGAAGCGATCCTAG
- a CDS encoding Crp/Fnr family transcriptional regulator, which translates to MMLTGPSFDRFAVYYKRGDIIFCEYEPGDTFYLIQEGRVQISKIMGGLEKTIDILKPGEIFGEMAILEEAPRSATAVALDDVKLLEFTKENFSLLLEGNPQIALKLLKLFIKRIYDQKRRLMILTLDDEQARIADVFLMLAESRLQEEEDEGKGLVFETTVDDIAHWAGMNPTRARNVLNQFASQHRVTLHPDKIVVHNINDFRRLVSSRRPIRK; encoded by the coding sequence ATGATGCTCACGGGGCCGTCATTCGACCGATTCGCCGTCTACTACAAGAGGGGTGACATCATCTTCTGTGAGTATGAACCGGGGGACACTTTCTACCTCATCCAGGAGGGGAGGGTACAGATCTCCAAGATCATGGGAGGGCTCGAAAAGACCATCGACATCCTCAAGCCGGGAGAGATCTTCGGAGAGATGGCCATCCTGGAGGAGGCACCGCGCTCGGCCACGGCCGTGGCCCTGGACGACGTGAAACTACTCGAGTTCACCAAGGAGAATTTCTCCCTCCTCCTCGAGGGAAACCCCCAGATCGCCCTGAAGCTCCTCAAGCTCTTCATCAAGCGCATCTATGACCAGAAACGAAGGCTCATGATCCTCACCCTCGACGATGAGCAGGCCAGGATCGCGGACGTGTTCCTCATGCTCGCCGAGTCCCGTCTTCAGGAAGAAGAGGACGAGGGCAAGGGGCTCGTCTTCGAGACCACGGTGGACGACATCGCCCATTGGGCCGGGATGAATCCCACCCGCGCCCGCAACGTGCTCAACCAGTTCGCCTCACAGCACCGGGTGACGCTCCATCCCGACAAGATCGTGGTGCACAACATCAACGATTTCAGGCGCCTGGTGTCCTCCCGGAGACCCATACGGAAATGA